Below is a genomic region from Jiangella gansuensis DSM 44835.
CGCGCGTACCGGGCCGGCTGCGGGCGGTGGCCGTGGCACGTGACGAGGCGCTGCGGCGGCCGGTGCACGACGCGCGCACCGCTGCGATCCTGGGGATCTGTCTCGGGGTGTGCTTCCTGGTCTGCTTCCTGACCGGCCTCTACTCGCATCTGCAGCAGAACCCGGTGACCTGGCTGCCGGTCCCGCCGCGGCCGGCGTCGCTGTACCGGGTCACGCAAGGCCTGCACGTGGCGACGGGGTTCGCCACCGTGCCGCTGCTCCTGGCGAAGCTGTGGTCGGTGTACCCGCGGCTGTTCCGCTGGCCGCCGGTGAGCGGTGCCGCCCACACCGTCGAGCGTCTCATGCTGGTGCCGCTGGTGTGCGGCGCGGTGTTCATGCTGTTCTCCGGGGTGGCGAACGTGTCGCGCTGGTACCCGTGGGGGTTCTACTTCCCGGCCGCCCACTACTGGGTGGCGTGGATCACCGTCGGAGCGCTGGTGGCGCACGTGGGGGCGAAGGCCGCCGTGGCGCGGGCGGCGCTCGCCCGGCCCGGTGACGCGGCGGCGCTGGGTGATGCGGCGGCGCTGGGTGATCCGGCGTCGGGTGACCCGATGACGGCGCCGGCGCGCGGCGCGCTCGGCCGGCGCGGCTTCCTGGGTGCGGTGGCCGTCGCCACCGGCGTTGTCACCGTCACCACCGTGGGCCAGACCGTGTCGCCGCTGCGTCCGCTGACGCTGTTCGCGCAGCGCCGGCCGGACATCGGCCCGCAGGGCGTGCCGGTGAACCGCAGCGCCGTCCAGGCCGGCGTGGTCGACGCCGCGGGCGACCCGGCGTTCCGGTTGCGGGTCACCGGCGCGGTGACCCGGCGGGTCGAGCTCACCGGGACCGACCTCGACCGGCTGGCGCGCCGCGAGGCCGAGCTGCCGATCGCCTGCGTCGAAGGCTGGAGCACGTCGGCCCGGTGGCGCGGCGTCCCGGTCGCCGACCTGCTGGCCGCGGCCGGCGTCGAACCCGACGACGGCGTCACCGTGCGGGTGGAGTCGTTGCAGGCCCGTGGCCGGTACCGGGCGTCGGAGCTGAACCACCGGCAGGCCGGCGACCTCGACACCATGCTGGCCGTAGCCCTGAACGGGGAACGCCTCGACCTCGACCACGGCTACCCGTGCCGGCTCATCGGGCCCAACCGCGCCGGCGTCCTGCAGACGAAATGGGTGCACGAACTGGTGGTGGTGCGCGCATGACCGAGCGGCCGGCAGTACCCGAGGCGACGCCCTCGGGACCGTTCTTCTGGACCTGCCTGATCGCCGGGGCCGGGATCGTCGGCTACGGCCTGGCCGGGGCGTGGGCCGATCGCGCCGACACCCGACCGGCCGACCTCGTCGTCTGGCTGGCCGGCTCCGGGGTGGCTCACGACGTGCTGGTGGCACCGGCCGTGGTCGTCGCGGCACTGGCCACTCGCCGGCTACCGGTCGCCGCCCGGCTGCCGGTTCGGCTGGGCCTGGCCGCGTCGGCGATGCTGACCGTCCTGTTCTGGCCGGTCGTGCGGGGATGGGGGCGCTCGCCGTCGGTGCCGAGTGCGCTGCCGCTGGACTACGGCCGCAACCTCGTCGTCGTCCTCGTGCTGCTCTGGCTGGCCGTCGGTGTCGCCGTGGCGGTTCGGGCCGTGCGGGCCCGCCGGCGGGAGAGGACGGCGCGGTGACGGTGCTGCTGCGTAGCCGCGACGGATCGGCGCAACCGCTCGCCGTCGCCGACTGGGCCGCGCCGGCCACGGCTGCCGAACGGGTGTTGCTGGCGTCGCTGCGCGGACCGGTCCTCGATCTCGGCTGCGGTCCGGGCCGGCTGGTGGTGGCGCTGGCAGAGCTGGGCGTCCCGGCCCTCGGGGTCGACGCGTCCGCGCACGCCATCGACCGAGCTCGGGAGCGTGGCGCCACGGCACTGCGCCATTCGGTGTTCGACGCGCTGCCGGGGGAGGGCCGATGGCAGAGCGTCCTTCTGCTCGACGGCAACGTCGGCATCGGCGGTGCGCCCGTGGACCTGCTGCGCCGGGTCGCCCGGCTGCTGGCAGGGGAGGGGCGGGCCGTGGTCGAGGCCGGGCCACCCGGTGCCGCCACCCGGTGCGGTGAGGCCCGGCTGGAACGCGACGACGAGATCAGCGGCTGGTTCCCATGGGCCTGGGTGTCGGCCGACGACCTGGTCCGGGTCGCCGCCGCGGGCGGGCTGCGACTGGTCGGCTGGCACGTGACGGCGGGCCGCTGGTTCGCCCGGCTCGGGCGGGTGACGCCGTGATCGACGTCGTCCTGCCGGTCCTCGACGAGGCCGCCGCGATCCCGTGGGTGCTGGACCGGATGCCGGCCGGGTACCGCGCCATCGTCGTCGACAACGGCTCCACCGACGGCTCGGCGGAGGCGGCCGCCGCCCGTGGAGCCACGGTCGTCTCGGAGCCGCGGCGCGGATTCGGCGCCGCCTGCTTCGCGGGACTGACCGCGGCCACCTCGCCCGTCGTGTGTTTCATGGACTGCGACGCCTCCCTCGACCCCGGCGACCTGCCGCTGGTGGCCGACCCGGTCGCCGCGGGGGAGGCCGACCTCGTGCTCGGCGCCCGGCGCGGCGGCGCGATGCCGCCGCACGCCCGCCTGGCGAACCGCTACTTGGCCCGGCGGGTGGCCGCGTACACCGGCGCGCGGGTCAGCGACATCGGGCCGATGCGCGCGGCACCGCGGAACGCGCTGCTCGGCCTGGGGTTGATCGACCGCCGGTCCGGCTGGCCGCTGGAGATGGTGCTGCGCGCCGGACGGGCCGGCTGGCGGATCACCGAACGGCCGGTGCCTTACCGTCAGCGCACCGGCAGGAGCAAAGTCACCGGCACCGTCGGCGGGACCGCACGGGCGGTGCTGGACATGCGGCGACGGCTCGCCGAGACCCGCCGCCTGATCCGGGAGGAGCCGCGGTGAAGATCGGGCTCTCACTGGTTCGCCGTCGTCGCCGACGTGGCGAGACACTGATGCCGACTGGCCGAAATGGAGACCCGATGCGTCCGTCCGTCTGGAGCATGATCGCCGCTGCCGTCGTGCTCACCGCCTGCGGTGCCGCCGACGACGGCGACACCGGCTCGGCGTCGGCACCGTCGAACACCGCGGCGACGCCGACGAGCCCGCCGGAGACGACGCCGACGGGTGCGCCGGAGACGACGCCGACGGGTGCGCCGGAGGTGACGGCCACGTCGCCGGCGCCGTCGAGCGAGGCGCCGCAGGTCTCGGTCCCGGAGGAACTGGCGTTCACGGCGTCGACCGTCGACGGCGGGACCTTCGACGGTGCGAGCCTGGCCGGCCGGCCCGCCGTGCTGTGGTTCTGGGCGCCGTGGTGCCCGGTGTGCCAGCGGGAGGCGCCGCTCATCGCCGAGCTCGCGCAGCAGTACGGGCAGCAGGTGGCGTTCGTCGGCGTGGCCGGGTTGTCCGGCGACGTCAGCGCCATGGAGGAGTTCATCGCCGACGGCGGCGTCGAAGGCATCCCGCACATCGACGACAGCGGCGGCGACGTCTACAGCAGGTTCGGAGTGACGC
It encodes:
- a CDS encoding glycosyltransferase, whose amino-acid sequence is MDVVLPVLDEAAAIPWVLDRMPAGYRAIVVDNGSTDGSAEAAAARGATVVSEPRRGFGAACFAGLTAATSPVVCFMDCDASLDPGDLPLVADPVAAGEADLVLGARRGGAMPPHARLANRYLARRVAAYTGARVSDIGPMRAAPRNALLGLGLIDRRSGWPLEMVLRAGRAGWRITERPVPYRQRTGRSKVTGTVGGTARAVLDMRRRLAETRRLIREEPR
- a CDS encoding redoxin domain-containing protein produces the protein MRPSVWSMIAAAVVLTACGAADDGDTGSASAPSNTAATPTSPPETTPTGAPETTPTGAPEVTATSPAPSSEAPQVSVPEELAFTASTVDGGTFDGASLAGRPAVLWFWAPWCPVCQREAPLIAELAQQYGQQVAFVGVAGLSGDVSAMEEFIADGGVEGIPHIDDSGGDVYSRFGVTQQYDIGFVSADGTVEVIRGPLEEDEIRAEVERLVTD
- a CDS encoding molybdopterin-dependent oxidoreductase; translation: MNLPRVPGRLRAVAVARDEALRRPVHDARTAAILGICLGVCFLVCFLTGLYSHLQQNPVTWLPVPPRPASLYRVTQGLHVATGFATVPLLLAKLWSVYPRLFRWPPVSGAAHTVERLMLVPLVCGAVFMLFSGVANVSRWYPWGFYFPAAHYWVAWITVGALVAHVGAKAAVARAALARPGDAAALGDAAALGDPASGDPMTAPARGALGRRGFLGAVAVATGVVTVTTVGQTVSPLRPLTLFAQRRPDIGPQGVPVNRSAVQAGVVDAAGDPAFRLRVTGAVTRRVELTGTDLDRLARREAELPIACVEGWSTSARWRGVPVADLLAAAGVEPDDGVTVRVESLQARGRYRASELNHRQAGDLDTMLAVALNGERLDLDHGYPCRLIGPNRAGVLQTKWVHELVVVRA
- a CDS encoding class I SAM-dependent methyltransferase, with product MTVLLRSRDGSAQPLAVADWAAPATAAERVLLASLRGPVLDLGCGPGRLVVALAELGVPALGVDASAHAIDRARERGATALRHSVFDALPGEGRWQSVLLLDGNVGIGGAPVDLLRRVARLLAGEGRAVVEAGPPGAATRCGEARLERDDEISGWFPWAWVSADDLVRVAAAGGLRLVGWHVTAGRWFARLGRVTP